In Sporichthya polymorpha DSM 43042, a genomic segment contains:
- a CDS encoding ABC transporter ATP-binding protein → MLELKGVGSGYGRLPVLFDIDLTVDQGQMVSVLGSNGAGKSTLLKTILGAIPPSKGEIIFRRQKVSGMPAHKRVGMGIALSPEGRQVFPSLSVRENLITGAYGVSTPNMKEQFERVYELFPRLKERQNQAAGSLSGGEQQMLAVSRALMSRPRLLLVDELSLGLAPVIAERLYSALRALCDEGLSVVMVEQFHLVAVGFSDKQYVMEKGRFVKVTEQQVKKGDKPAAAAASGGSGS, encoded by the coding sequence ATGCTTGAGCTCAAGGGTGTCGGTTCCGGCTACGGCCGGCTGCCGGTGCTGTTCGACATCGATCTGACGGTCGATCAGGGTCAGATGGTCTCGGTGCTGGGGTCCAACGGCGCGGGCAAGTCGACGCTGCTGAAGACGATCCTGGGCGCGATCCCGCCGAGCAAGGGCGAGATCATCTTCCGTCGACAGAAGGTCTCGGGCATGCCCGCGCACAAGCGCGTGGGGATGGGCATCGCCCTCTCGCCCGAGGGGCGGCAGGTGTTCCCGTCGTTGTCGGTGCGGGAGAACCTGATCACGGGTGCGTACGGCGTCAGCACGCCGAACATGAAGGAGCAGTTCGAGCGCGTCTACGAGCTGTTCCCGCGGCTCAAGGAGCGCCAGAACCAGGCCGCCGGGTCACTGTCCGGCGGTGAGCAGCAGATGCTGGCCGTCAGTCGCGCGCTGATGTCCCGCCCGCGACTGCTCCTGGTCGACGAGCTCTCCCTCGGCCTCGCCCCGGTCATCGCGGAACGCCTGTACTCCGCTTTGCGTGCGCTGTGCGACGAGGGTCTGTCGGTCGTCATGGTGGAACAGTTCCACCTCGTCGCCGTCGGCTTCTCCGACAAGCAGTACGTCATGGAGAAGGGCCGGTTCGTCAAGGTGACCGAGCAGCAGGTCAAGAAGGGCGACAAGCCGGCCGCGGCGGCCGCGAGCGGAGGGTCCGGATCCTGA
- a CDS encoding ABC transporter ATP-binding protein, with product MSATTAEAGHSAGHIVSEAGVDPERDQALAVLEAFLPPHRGDSGDALVGSNLSIAFGGVKALQNVTITAPSKTFVGLLGPNGAGKSTCFDVLNGLKVPDSGTITMFGKDVTSMRPWDRAKLGMGRTFQANRLNHDLSVGENLLSAAHLAIKGNPITTLLGFRSVRKSEQRAEQAAYAMCVLLGIKDHWHDRVSDLDFGRQRRIEIGRSLMCGPAIVLLDEPAAGLDADDAHALFALLRQLQRDLGLTIILVEHYVKAVLENADLVYVLNQGQLLASGSPAEVAADPVVRAEYLGSVLDLDETADVNEAPTLADEADEVIAEAEAEGVPAKQGSTENA from the coding sequence GTGAGTGCCACAACTGCGGAAGCCGGTCACTCCGCCGGCCACATCGTCTCCGAAGCCGGCGTCGACCCGGAGCGCGACCAGGCGCTCGCGGTCCTGGAGGCGTTCCTGCCCCCGCACCGCGGGGACAGCGGGGATGCCCTGGTGGGCAGCAACCTCTCCATCGCCTTCGGTGGTGTGAAGGCCCTTCAGAACGTCACCATCACCGCGCCGTCGAAGACCTTCGTCGGTCTGCTCGGACCGAACGGTGCGGGCAAGTCGACGTGCTTCGACGTGCTGAACGGCCTGAAGGTGCCGGACTCGGGCACGATCACGATGTTCGGCAAGGACGTCACGAGCATGCGGCCGTGGGACCGCGCCAAGTTGGGCATGGGACGCACGTTCCAGGCCAACCGGCTCAACCACGACCTGTCGGTGGGCGAGAACCTGCTCTCCGCGGCGCACCTGGCGATCAAGGGCAACCCGATCACCACCTTGCTCGGTTTCCGGTCGGTGCGGAAGTCCGAGCAGAGAGCCGAGCAGGCCGCGTACGCCATGTGCGTCCTGCTCGGCATCAAGGACCACTGGCACGACCGGGTGTCCGACCTGGACTTCGGTCGTCAGCGGCGGATCGAGATCGGCCGGTCGTTGATGTGCGGTCCGGCGATCGTGCTGCTCGACGAGCCGGCCGCCGGTCTGGACGCCGACGACGCCCACGCCCTGTTCGCGCTGCTGCGCCAGCTGCAGCGTGACCTGGGTCTGACGATCATCCTGGTCGAGCACTACGTGAAGGCCGTGCTGGAGAACGCCGACCTCGTCTACGTGCTGAACCAGGGTCAGCTGCTGGCCTCGGGATCCCCGGCCGAGGTGGCGGCGGACCCGGTCGTGCGGGCCGAGTACCTGGGTTCGGTCCTCGACCTGGACGAGACCGCCGACGTGAACGAAGCCCCGACCCTGGCCGACGAGGCCGACGAGGTCATCGCCGAGGCCGAGGCCGAGGGCGTGCCCGCGAAGCAAGGGAGCACCGAGAATGCTTGA
- a CDS encoding branched-chain amino acid ABC transporter permease encodes MAQGKSKKTEPKTTKTAHTTKVAPSANGSGPRIAVPPRVGGAGSNPVDKVHGFLGIHPGLLVLFAMLAIYPLIGTDSWVYNVTTGLVLAISALGLLVVVGWGREISLAQAGITGAACYISGFAAREFDGSVWDIPVVDLPRWLYTDLAFPLAMLWGIGFAVVVSVLVSLVAMRLSGVYVIVLTLSLQFLIENSLFTEAALTGGLSPLETPRPEIFGASLNCAQPCNATLSADDRMYYFILAFLFVSMYFLHRFRHSRFGRSMIMVGVDPAAAAAVGVSPWKYKVAAFAIAGGFAGLGGALLAPLYGTPPGVLEFNSFNSLFYLSIPIMAGFESLTAVLAVALLFRLAPLLLAEIDIELNGYLLGGLGLAIGILLGPRGAGGFVSDIFDTRARAKRKAARAQGRNSSTGGGAAAKPPRPEAKVPVTAGSESK; translated from the coding sequence ATGGCACAGGGCAAGTCGAAGAAGACAGAACCGAAGACGACGAAGACCGCGCACACCACCAAGGTTGCTCCGTCGGCCAACGGCTCCGGTCCACGTATCGCCGTCCCGCCGCGGGTCGGCGGGGCCGGGTCGAACCCGGTCGACAAGGTGCACGGCTTCCTCGGGATCCACCCGGGGTTGCTCGTGCTGTTCGCGATGCTGGCGATCTACCCGCTGATCGGCACCGACAGCTGGGTCTACAACGTCACCACCGGTCTCGTCCTCGCGATCTCCGCCCTCGGGCTGCTGGTCGTGGTCGGGTGGGGCCGCGAGATCTCGCTGGCACAGGCGGGCATCACCGGCGCGGCGTGCTACATCTCCGGCTTCGCCGCCCGGGAGTTCGACGGCAGCGTCTGGGACATCCCGGTCGTGGACCTGCCGCGGTGGCTGTACACCGACCTCGCGTTCCCGCTCGCGATGCTTTGGGGCATCGGGTTCGCGGTGGTCGTGTCGGTGCTCGTGTCGCTGGTCGCGATGCGCCTCTCCGGCGTCTACGTCATCGTTCTGACGCTGTCTCTGCAGTTCCTCATCGAGAACTCGCTGTTCACCGAGGCTGCCCTCACCGGTGGCCTGAGCCCGCTCGAGACTCCGCGGCCGGAGATCTTCGGCGCAAGCCTGAACTGCGCGCAGCCGTGCAACGCGACGCTCTCGGCGGACGACCGGATGTACTACTTCATCCTGGCGTTCTTGTTCGTCTCGATGTACTTCCTGCACCGGTTCCGCCACTCGCGGTTCGGCCGCTCGATGATCATGGTCGGCGTCGACCCCGCGGCGGCCGCCGCGGTGGGTGTCTCACCGTGGAAGTACAAGGTCGCGGCGTTCGCGATCGCGGGTGGCTTCGCCGGCCTCGGCGGTGCCCTGCTGGCGCCGCTCTACGGCACACCACCGGGCGTACTGGAATTCAACTCGTTCAACTCGCTGTTCTACCTCTCGATCCCGATCATGGCCGGGTTCGAGTCGCTCACGGCCGTGCTCGCGGTGGCGTTGCTGTTCCGCCTCGCCCCGCTCCTGCTCGCCGAGATCGACATCGAGCTGAACGGCTACCTGCTCGGCGGTCTCGGCCTCGCGATCGGCATCCTCCTCGGCCCACGCGGCGCCGGCGGCTTCGTCTCCGACATCTTCGACACGCGTGCGCGCGCCAAGCGCAAGGCGGCGAGAGCCCAGGGACGGAACTCCTCGACAGGTGGCGGGGCGGCGGCGAAGCCACCTCGTCCGGAAGCCAAGGTGCCGGTGACGGCGGGATCGGAGTCCAAGTGA